A single region of the Actinoplanes sp. SE50/110 genome encodes:
- a CDS encoding IclR family transcriptional regulator — MARSVTGRALDLLGAFDAEHRSLTLSDLARRSGTPLTTAHRLVAELRTWGALSREPTGEYVIGRRVWQLGLLAPVQSELRTAAGPFLHDLYGATLATVHLAVRDGLEVLYVDRLGGHESVPVISKIGSRLPLHATGVGKVLLAYAPDDVLGAALQKLTRVTAYTVTQPARLLEQLRRVRADGYATTGEEMSPGACSVAVPVRNGDDVVAALGMVVPDLRRQLPRMVSALQVAARGIGRTLTSVQWK; from the coding sequence ATGGCCAGGAGCGTCACCGGCCGGGCGCTGGACCTGCTCGGCGCGTTCGACGCCGAGCACCGCAGCCTCACCCTCAGCGACCTGGCGCGGCGCTCCGGCACCCCGCTGACCACCGCGCACCGGCTCGTCGCCGAGCTGCGCACCTGGGGCGCGCTGTCCCGGGAGCCGACCGGGGAGTACGTGATCGGGCGGCGGGTCTGGCAGCTCGGCCTGCTCGCCCCGGTGCAGAGCGAGCTGCGCACCGCGGCCGGCCCGTTCCTGCACGACCTGTACGGCGCCACCCTGGCCACCGTGCACCTGGCCGTCCGGGACGGGCTGGAGGTGCTCTACGTCGACCGGCTGGGCGGGCACGAGTCGGTGCCGGTGATCAGCAAGATCGGCTCGCGGTTGCCGCTGCACGCGACCGGGGTCGGCAAGGTGCTGCTGGCGTACGCGCCGGACGACGTGCTGGGTGCGGCGCTGCAGAAGCTGACCAGGGTGACCGCGTACACCGTGACCCAGCCGGCCCGTCTGCTGGAACAACTGCGCCGGGTCCGGGCCGACGGGTACGCCACCACCGGCGAGGAGATGAGCCCGGGCGCCTGCTCGGTGGCGGTGCCGGTGCGCAACGGCGACGACGTGGTCGCCGCGCTCGGCATGGTGGTGCCGGATCTGCGCCGGCAGCTGCCCCGGATGGTGTCGGCGTTGCAGGTCGCGGCGCGCGGGATCGGACGCACGCTGACTTCCGTCCAGTGGAAATAG
- a CDS encoding VOC family protein — protein MRAVQIARRATDLARATAFYRDLLGAPPVPSFDPPGLVLFDLDGVRLLLEPGAPSALHHLLVDDIDATVARLRAAGVPIDSEPHVIFTHRDGSLGPVGTEEVQAFIRDSEGNLVGLVQHRPLG, from the coding sequence GTGCGAGCAGTGCAGATCGCCCGGCGGGCCACCGACCTGGCGCGGGCCACCGCGTTCTACCGTGACCTGCTCGGGGCGCCGCCGGTGCCCTCGTTCGACCCGCCGGGGCTGGTCTTGTTCGACCTGGACGGGGTGCGGCTGCTGCTCGAACCGGGAGCACCGTCGGCGTTGCACCACCTCCTGGTGGACGACATCGACGCGACCGTGGCGCGGCTGCGGGCCGCCGGGGTGCCGATCGACAGCGAACCGCACGTCATTTTCACGCACCGGGACGGGTCACTCGGGCCGGTCGGCACCGAGGAGGTCCAGGCCTTCATCCGGGACAGCGAGGGCAACCTGGTCGGCCTCGTCCAGCACCGGCCGCTCGGCTGA
- a CDS encoding GGDEF domain-containing protein, translating to MIDIDKFKNINDGYGHGVGDDVIRAVAQRVQDTIRNSDVLGRYGGEEFAIIRPDCDGADIAAMERTREAVAAEPVTTRGGRVRVTISVGVATLGADGDALDQLMARADHALYQAKNGGRNQVAVAGPVGKLVRACYQP from the coding sequence ATGATCGACATCGACAAGTTCAAGAACATCAACGACGGGTACGGTCACGGCGTCGGCGACGACGTGATCCGCGCCGTTGCCCAGCGTGTCCAGGACACCATCCGGAACTCCGACGTGCTCGGCCGTTACGGCGGTGAAGAGTTCGCGATCATCCGGCCCGACTGCGACGGCGCCGATATCGCGGCGATGGAGCGGACCCGCGAGGCCGTCGCCGCCGAGCCGGTGACCACCCGCGGTGGACGGGTCCGCGTGACGATCAGCGTCGGCGTGGCCACTCTCGGCGCCGACGGCGACGCCCTCGACCAGTTGATGGCCCGCGCCGACCACGCCCTCTACCAGGCCAAGAACGGCGGCCGTAACCAGGTGGCCGTGGCCGGTCCGGTCGGAAAGCTTGTCCGCGCGTGCTACCAACCGTGA
- a CDS encoding zinc-binding dehydrogenase — translation MPTLLRVLTAGTVAGRLTGRRLGVLAVKQGPHHFGPVADLCAGGELDVHIDRTFPLEQAPEALARVGEGRALGKVIVQPN, via the coding sequence GTGCCGACGCTGCTGCGCGTGCTGACGGCCGGCACGGTCGCCGGCCGGCTCACCGGTCGCCGGCTGGGTGTGCTCGCCGTCAAACAGGGACCGCACCATTTCGGCCCGGTGGCCGACCTGTGCGCCGGCGGCGAGCTCGACGTCCACATCGACCGCACGTTTCCGCTGGAGCAAGCGCCCGAGGCACTGGCCCGGGTGGGCGAGGGGCGCGCCCTGGGCAAGGTCATCGTTCAGCCGAACTAG
- the pcaH gene encoding protocatechuate 3,4-dioxygenase subunit beta, which translates to MNTQADISQEIEAAARQSSGPQPRIDYPPYRSSVLRHPQQPPQPIDPESVELWAPAFGHRDVADDEADLTIQHAGTPLGERIVVTGRVLDGDGRPVAHQLVEVWQANAAGRYRHQRDQHPAPHDPNFTGVGRCLTDADGNYRFQTIKPGPYPWRNHRNAWRPAHIHFSLFGTEFTQRVVTQMYFPGDPLCALDPIYQSITDPKSRELLIARYDHDLTTPEWSLGYRWDIVLTGSHRTPLDTLDPEDHA; encoded by the coding sequence GTGAACACCCAGGCCGACATCAGTCAGGAGATCGAGGCGGCGGCCCGGCAGTCGAGTGGCCCCCAGCCCCGGATCGACTATCCGCCGTACCGCAGCAGCGTCCTGCGGCATCCGCAGCAGCCGCCGCAGCCGATCGACCCGGAGTCGGTCGAGCTGTGGGCCCCGGCGTTCGGGCACCGCGACGTCGCCGACGACGAGGCGGACCTGACCATCCAGCACGCCGGCACCCCGCTCGGCGAGCGGATCGTGGTGACCGGCCGGGTGCTCGACGGCGACGGCCGCCCGGTCGCCCACCAACTGGTCGAGGTGTGGCAGGCGAACGCCGCGGGGCGCTACCGCCACCAGCGTGACCAGCATCCGGCGCCGCACGACCCGAACTTCACCGGGGTGGGCCGGTGCCTGACCGACGCGGACGGCAACTACCGCTTCCAGACGATCAAGCCCGGGCCGTATCCGTGGCGCAACCACCGGAACGCGTGGCGTCCCGCGCACATCCACTTCTCGCTGTTCGGGACCGAATTCACCCAGCGCGTGGTGACCCAGATGTACTTCCCGGGCGATCCGCTGTGCGCGCTCGACCCGATCTACCAGTCGATCACCGATCCGAAGTCCCGGGAGCTGCTGATCGCCCGGTACGACCACGACCTGACCACCCCGGAGTGGAGCCTCGGCTACCGTTGGGACATCGTGCTCACCGGCAGCCACCGCACTCCGCTCGACACGCTCGACCCCGAGGACCACGCATGA
- a CDS encoding DedA family protein has protein sequence MGWLGEWLGGLPPVLVYAVVGALVAGEAAIIAGMVLPSATALIATGLLANAGVVPVLPALLVAIGAALLGGTVAYRRAARTTGATPPARTGRHWARAERLFARYGGRAIFLGQWVVGARTLMPRLAGRNGVPYRRFALWHTPSAILWALWMVGASYLAGAGYQALAARAGRAAGALAALTLIIVGLLLVGRWLGRHPFPVHAPGRLSLIRRTVARWHPAVLAAVSLALFTGLALVLIEVIPPIVRFSGLAAADDSVTTWARGQWTSDGYWFALSTAGTLAPEVPLTFAVVVALIRFAWRRRPDGLRHGLLPAVMYLAELPSRARSLRRPRGPEPGASQPGASQPGGSPPGVSRPGGLRARGLLRGSFWAALFEAVGPVLPAIVLAVALSLLLDPGWRTAGTIVFPSPTEFDGGGLPLDTAPSILAGMAAGSTAQTAAAIGLLAWLLTDNLRWGWQVTVWTVAAGTLTTAAGCWVYLGWGRLSETVAAVVIGAAWAALNAAIWTARYRSAERPVLDEADQVALAVPDEGLDLLGADRPE, from the coding sequence GTGGGGTGGCTCGGCGAGTGGCTCGGCGGGCTCCCGCCGGTGTTGGTCTACGCGGTCGTCGGCGCCCTGGTCGCCGGCGAGGCCGCGATCATCGCCGGGATGGTGCTGCCGTCCGCGACCGCGCTGATCGCCACCGGGCTGCTCGCCAACGCGGGCGTCGTCCCGGTCCTGCCAGCCCTGCTGGTCGCCATCGGCGCGGCCCTGCTCGGCGGCACCGTCGCCTACCGGCGGGCGGCGCGCACCACCGGTGCCACGCCGCCGGCCCGCACCGGCAGACACTGGGCGCGGGCCGAACGGCTCTTCGCCCGGTACGGCGGACGGGCGATCTTCCTCGGCCAGTGGGTGGTCGGCGCGCGGACGCTGATGCCACGGCTGGCCGGCCGCAACGGCGTACCCTATCGGCGTTTCGCCCTGTGGCACACGCCCTCCGCGATCCTCTGGGCACTCTGGATGGTCGGCGCCAGCTATCTCGCCGGCGCCGGATACCAGGCCCTCGCCGCCCGGGCCGGCCGGGCCGCCGGTGCGCTGGCCGCCCTCACCCTGATCATCGTCGGTCTGCTGCTGGTCGGCCGCTGGCTCGGCCGACACCCGTTCCCGGTCCACGCCCCCGGCCGCCTGTCGCTGATCCGGCGCACCGTCGCCCGGTGGCACCCCGCGGTGCTCGCCGCGGTCAGCCTGGCCCTGTTCACCGGCCTCGCCCTGGTGCTGATCGAGGTCATCCCGCCGATCGTCCGTTTCAGCGGCCTGGCCGCCGCCGACGACTCGGTGACCACCTGGGCGCGCGGGCAGTGGACGTCGGACGGGTACTGGTTCGCCCTGTCCACCGCCGGCACCCTGGCCCCCGAGGTGCCGCTCACCTTCGCCGTCGTCGTCGCACTGATCCGCTTCGCCTGGCGCCGCCGCCCCGACGGCCTGCGCCACGGCCTCCTGCCCGCCGTCATGTACCTCGCCGAGCTCCCGTCCCGAGCCCGCAGCCTGCGCCGGCCCCGCGGTCCTGAGCCGGGCGCTTCTCAGCCGGGCGCTTCTCAGCCGGGCGGATCTCCTCCCGGCGTTTCCCGACCGGGCGGTCTCCGGGCGCGCGGTCTGCTGCGCGGCTCTTTCTGGGCGGCCCTGTTCGAGGCGGTCGGCCCGGTGCTGCCGGCCATCGTCCTGGCGGTCGCCCTGTCCCTGCTCCTCGACCCGGGCTGGCGCACCGCCGGCACCATCGTCTTCCCCTCCCCCACCGAATTCGACGGCGGCGGCCTCCCCCTGGACACCGCCCCCAGCATCCTGGCCGGAATGGCGGCCGGCTCCACCGCACAGACCGCCGCCGCCATCGGCCTGCTCGCCTGGCTGCTCACCGACAACCTGCGCTGGGGCTGGCAGGTCACCGTCTGGACGGTCGCGGCCGGCACCCTGACCACCGCCGCCGGCTGCTGGGTCTACCTGGGCTGGGGCCGCCTCAGCGAAACCGTCGCGGCGGTCGTCATCGGCGCGGCCTGGGCCGCCCTCAACGCCGCCATCTGGACCGCCCGCTACCGATCAGCCGAGCGGCCGGTGCTGGACGAGGCCGACCAGGTTGCCCTCGCTGTCCCGGATGAAGGCCTGGACCTCCTCGGTGCCGACCGGCCCGAGTGA
- a CDS encoding TIGR04013 family B12-binding domain/radical SAM domain-containing protein, producing MGAPELVLVLRYRKAVTYGFHALLGALGEHDSPTRYEVRFGETPEQTARHIREAGDTRVLVLWSFYSPDAAALAEELEQIRALADGPHVTHLAGGVHATAEPVQTLDAGWDVAAVGEGESTLISLVDAKGDPAGITGLAYRDTAGNLVRTGKAKQRPLDDFPGFALRWDRFNALEITRGCVYACRFCQTPFMFSARFRHRSVDNVRWHVDQMRARGLRDVRFITPTALSYGSQNEDPNLAAVEELLATCREGIGPRGRVYFGSFPSEIRPEHVTRETLRLVKKYCDNNNIIVGAQSGSDRVLDAAKRGHGVEEVKRAARLGIEEGFRINVDMIFGMPGESRDDVEDSLRLARELADLGARIHAHTFMPLPGTPWRDAPPGDVDPATIREVDRLSRRGALYGHWQKQRDHAARLAAAAQAYPRPGRSRTMLTVHDIRHQDSP from the coding sequence ATGGGTGCTCCCGAGCTGGTTCTGGTGCTGCGCTATCGCAAGGCGGTGACGTACGGCTTTCACGCGCTGCTCGGGGCGCTGGGCGAGCACGACTCCCCCACCCGCTACGAGGTCCGCTTCGGCGAGACTCCGGAGCAGACGGCCCGGCACATTCGCGAGGCCGGCGACACCCGCGTCCTCGTGCTGTGGTCCTTCTATTCTCCCGACGCCGCCGCGCTCGCCGAGGAACTCGAGCAGATCCGGGCCCTCGCCGACGGCCCGCACGTCACGCACCTCGCCGGTGGGGTGCACGCCACCGCCGAGCCGGTGCAGACGCTCGATGCCGGTTGGGACGTGGCGGCCGTCGGTGAGGGTGAATCGACCCTGATCAGCCTGGTCGACGCGAAGGGCGACCCGGCCGGCATCACCGGTCTGGCCTACCGCGACACCGCCGGGAACCTCGTGCGGACCGGCAAGGCGAAGCAGCGGCCACTCGACGACTTCCCCGGCTTCGCGCTGCGGTGGGACAGGTTCAACGCCCTGGAAATCACCCGCGGATGTGTCTACGCGTGCCGGTTCTGCCAGACGCCCTTCATGTTCTCGGCGAGGTTCCGGCATCGCAGCGTCGACAACGTGCGGTGGCACGTCGATCAGATGCGGGCGCGCGGGCTGCGGGATGTCCGGTTCATCACGCCGACCGCCCTGTCGTACGGCAGCCAGAACGAGGATCCGAATCTGGCCGCGGTCGAGGAGTTGCTGGCCACCTGCCGGGAGGGGATCGGGCCGCGCGGGCGGGTCTATTTCGGCTCGTTCCCGAGTGAGATCCGGCCCGAGCACGTCACCCGGGAAACGCTGCGGCTGGTCAAGAAGTACTGCGACAACAACAACATCATCGTGGGCGCGCAGTCCGGATCGGACCGGGTGCTGGACGCGGCCAAACGCGGGCACGGGGTGGAGGAGGTGAAGCGCGCGGCCCGGCTCGGCATCGAGGAGGGGTTCCGGATCAACGTGGACATGATCTTCGGGATGCCCGGGGAGAGCCGGGACGACGTCGAGGACTCGCTGCGGCTGGCCCGTGAGCTGGCCGACCTGGGGGCCCGCATCCACGCGCACACGTTCATGCCGCTGCCCGGCACGCCGTGGCGGGACGCGCCGCCCGGGGATGTCGACCCGGCCACGATCCGGGAGGTGGACCGGCTGTCGCGGCGGGGCGCGCTGTACGGGCACTGGCAGAAACAGCGGGATCACGCGGCCCGGCTGGCGGCGGCGGCGCAGGCCTATCCGCGGCCGGGGCGCAGCCGGACGATGCTGACGGTGCATGACATACGCCACCAAGATTCGCCGTGA
- a CDS encoding 4-hydroxybenzoate 3-monooxygenase, giving the protein MRTQVAIIGAGPAGLLLSHLLALGGIDSVVLETRSEEYVAARIRAGILEHSSVELLESVGLGARLRAEGDEHRGIHLQWPHERHHLDFVNLTGRSVWVYGQTEVQKDLIAARRAAGQEIHYEVTEVRLHDVDADRPFVTFSDRSGRSVRLDAAVIAGCDGSFGPSRAAVPAAKTFEKVYPYSWLGILADVAPSTDELIYAWHPHGFALHSMRSATVSRLYLQVPTGTDPASWSDDRIWDELATRLGHGQNGWKLHPGPITDKSVLPMRSYVQTPMRYGNLFLAGDAAHIVPPTGAKGLNLAIADVALLGRALVALLGERNPTLADAYSEAAQRRVWRCTHFSWWMTTMLHTSGDGFDAELQLSQLRWVTSSEAGATGLAENYAGLPITY; this is encoded by the coding sequence ATGCGTACCCAGGTCGCCATCATCGGCGCGGGCCCGGCGGGCCTGCTTCTCTCCCACCTGCTCGCCCTGGGAGGCATCGACTCCGTGGTCCTGGAGACCCGCTCCGAGGAGTACGTCGCGGCCCGGATCCGGGCCGGCATCCTCGAGCACTCCAGCGTCGAGCTGCTGGAATCGGTGGGGCTCGGCGCTCGGCTGCGCGCCGAGGGGGACGAGCACCGCGGGATCCACCTGCAGTGGCCGCACGAACGGCACCATCTCGACTTCGTGAACCTGACCGGCCGGTCGGTCTGGGTCTACGGGCAGACCGAGGTGCAGAAGGACCTGATCGCCGCCCGCCGCGCGGCCGGGCAGGAGATCCACTACGAGGTGACCGAGGTCCGGCTGCACGATGTGGACGCCGATCGCCCCTTCGTGACCTTTTCCGACAGGTCCGGTCGCAGCGTTCGGCTGGACGCGGCCGTCATCGCCGGCTGCGACGGGTCGTTCGGGCCGAGCCGAGCCGCCGTCCCGGCCGCGAAGACGTTCGAGAAGGTCTACCCGTACTCCTGGTTGGGCATCCTCGCCGACGTCGCCCCCTCCACCGACGAGCTGATCTACGCCTGGCACCCGCACGGGTTCGCCCTGCACTCGATGCGCTCGGCCACGGTCAGCCGGCTCTACCTGCAGGTGCCCACCGGCACCGACCCGGCCTCCTGGTCCGACGACCGGATCTGGGACGAGCTGGCCACCCGGCTCGGCCACGGGCAGAACGGCTGGAAACTCCACCCCGGCCCGATCACCGACAAGAGCGTGCTGCCGATGCGCAGCTACGTGCAGACCCCGATGCGGTACGGCAATCTCTTCCTGGCCGGCGACGCCGCGCACATCGTCCCGCCGACCGGCGCCAAAGGACTGAACCTCGCGATCGCCGACGTCGCGCTGCTCGGCAGGGCGCTGGTCGCCCTGCTCGGCGAGCGGAACCCGACGCTCGCCGACGCGTACTCGGAGGCCGCGCAGCGGCGGGTCTGGCGGTGCACCCACTTCTCCTGGTGGATGACCACGATGCTGCACACCTCGGGTGACGGGTTCGACGCCGAACTGCAGCTGTCGCAGCTGCGCTGGGTGACGTCCAGCGAGGCCGGCGCGACCGGGCTCGCGGAGAACTACGCCGGGCTGCCGATCACCTACTGA
- a CDS encoding DUF4153 domain-containing protein, with amino-acid sequence MPVGAAHASGWPVPVDVPVRTEPFPHGPFGRYEPPPTPWQTFRAKYWPGPTATRGRAVPAGVLAGALGFAFLLPLNRSGIGWFLGFLVLALGIVGAIRRSAELPVYERWIRSGWALATLALLLVPAFRNAWWLVTFSILGALGCATLAIVGGRQVRSILFGLVATPYAAISGLPWVRRHLRASRNPGIARRIGFSAVLTILVLLVFGALLSSADVAFSTLLGKAVPEINVGSVFRWVFLAVVGGLIAVAGIYTLSAPPVTSSMDRPGHGRFGLVEWAPAAGALVLLFGGFVAVQFTVMFGGSRHVLETAGLSYAQYARSGFWQLVAVTLLSLVVLAALARWAKRDDPRDRLLLRVLLGLICGLSVVIVASALSRMWAYQKVYSFTGERIFVMSLEILLGTIFVMVAAAGIRWQGRWIPRATVGLAVLMLLGLAVLDPEGYAASRNATRYAETGKIDAWYLRALSADATPALTRLPDPVRRCTLSWIAQDLSRPDPWYAWNLGRARARKALADLGKDAVGDHVDCRRADQFDLPKKRR; translated from the coding sequence ATGCCCGTCGGAGCCGCGCACGCGTCCGGCTGGCCGGTGCCGGTCGACGTTCCCGTGCGGACGGAGCCGTTCCCGCACGGGCCGTTCGGACGCTACGAACCGCCGCCGACCCCGTGGCAGACGTTCCGTGCCAAGTACTGGCCCGGACCCACCGCCACCCGGGGCCGCGCGGTGCCCGCCGGGGTGCTGGCCGGCGCGCTCGGGTTCGCGTTCCTGCTGCCGCTGAACCGGTCCGGGATCGGCTGGTTCCTCGGCTTCCTGGTGCTGGCGCTCGGCATCGTCGGCGCGATCCGGCGCTCCGCCGAACTGCCCGTCTACGAGCGGTGGATCCGGTCCGGCTGGGCGCTGGCGACGCTGGCCCTGCTGCTGGTCCCGGCGTTCCGCAACGCGTGGTGGCTGGTGACGTTCAGCATTCTCGGCGCGCTCGGGTGTGCCACGCTGGCGATCGTCGGGGGCCGCCAGGTGCGGTCGATCCTCTTCGGTCTGGTGGCAACGCCGTACGCCGCCATCTCCGGTCTGCCCTGGGTGCGCCGTCACCTGCGGGCGAGCCGCAACCCCGGGATCGCCCGGCGCATCGGTTTCTCCGCGGTGCTCACCATCCTGGTGCTGCTGGTGTTCGGCGCGCTGCTGTCGTCGGCGGACGTGGCGTTCTCCACGCTGCTCGGCAAGGCGGTTCCCGAGATCAACGTCGGGTCGGTGTTCCGCTGGGTGTTCCTGGCCGTGGTCGGTGGCCTGATCGCGGTGGCCGGCATCTACACCCTGTCGGCGCCGCCGGTCACCTCCAGCATGGACAGACCCGGTCACGGCCGGTTCGGTCTGGTCGAGTGGGCGCCGGCCGCGGGTGCGCTGGTGCTGCTGTTCGGCGGGTTCGTGGCGGTGCAGTTCACGGTGATGTTCGGCGGGAGCCGGCACGTGCTGGAGACCGCCGGGCTCAGCTACGCGCAGTATGCCCGCAGCGGCTTCTGGCAGCTGGTGGCGGTCACCCTGCTGTCGCTGGTGGTGCTGGCCGCCCTGGCCCGCTGGGCGAAACGCGACGACCCGCGCGACCGGCTGCTGCTGCGCGTCCTGCTCGGCCTGATCTGCGGACTGAGCGTGGTGATCGTGGCGTCCGCGCTGTCCCGTATGTGGGCGTACCAGAAGGTGTACAGCTTCACCGGCGAGCGGATCTTCGTGATGTCGCTGGAGATCCTGCTCGGCACGATCTTCGTGATGGTCGCCGCGGCCGGCATCCGCTGGCAGGGCCGGTGGATCCCGCGGGCCACCGTCGGTCTCGCCGTGCTCATGCTGCTCGGCCTCGCGGTCCTCGACCCCGAGGGGTACGCGGCGAGCCGCAACGCCACCCGCTACGCCGAGACCGGCAAGATCGACGCCTGGTATCTGCGGGCCCTGTCCGCCGACGCCACCCCGGCACTGACCAGACTGCCCGATCCGGTCCGGCGGTGCACGCTCAGCTGGATCGCCCAGGACCTGTCGCGACCCGACCCGTGGTACGCCTGGAACCTGGGCCGGGCCCGGGCCCGCAAGGCGCTCGCCGACCTGGGCAAGGACGCGGTCGGCGACCACGTGGACTGCCGCCGGGCCGACCAGTTCGACCTGCCCAAGAAACGACGGTGA
- a CDS encoding DUF3152 domain-containing protein has product MSPRRLLAATALLLLAGCDGSAQAKPPQTPPPTVTAGRSAPPTRAPAPKPRITYPATGSRKFAVASGEAAAPAGDRKGRLLRYHVLVERDIKGVTASEFATAVTTTLRDPRSWTAGGQWRLQRVGPEQKADFAVRLVTPATRDRLCEGATDGYTSCRTHDEVVINVARWAKGVPHYGASLAVYREYVINHEVGHRLGQAHELCPGRGRPAPVMQQQTLGLHGCTPSAWPFLNGVRNRGRIGAYDDPVPPRDRGLS; this is encoded by the coding sequence GTGAGCCCACGACGTTTACTGGCCGCGACGGCCCTGCTGCTGCTGGCCGGCTGCGATGGATCGGCCCAGGCGAAACCACCGCAGACACCCCCGCCGACGGTGACCGCCGGCCGGTCGGCGCCGCCCACCAGGGCACCCGCTCCGAAGCCCCGGATCACCTACCCGGCCACCGGTAGCCGGAAGTTCGCGGTCGCCTCGGGGGAGGCCGCGGCCCCGGCCGGCGATCGGAAGGGCCGGCTGCTCCGGTACCACGTGCTCGTGGAACGCGACATCAAAGGCGTCACCGCCAGCGAGTTCGCCACCGCCGTCACCACGACGCTGCGCGACCCGCGGAGCTGGACCGCCGGCGGCCAATGGCGTCTGCAGCGCGTCGGGCCGGAGCAGAAGGCCGATTTCGCGGTACGCCTCGTCACGCCGGCCACCCGCGACAGACTGTGCGAGGGCGCCACCGACGGGTACACCTCATGCCGTACCCATGATGAGGTGGTCATCAATGTCGCCCGCTGGGCCAAGGGTGTGCCGCACTACGGCGCGAGCCTCGCCGTCTACCGCGAGTACGTGATCAATCACGAGGTGGGGCATCGTCTCGGCCAGGCTCACGAGCTGTGCCCCGGGCGGGGCCGGCCGGCTCCGGTGATGCAGCAGCAGACCCTCGGCCTGCACGGCTGCACCCCGAGCGCCTGGCCGTTCCTGAACGGGGTCCGCAACCGCGGCCGGATCGGGGCCTACGACGACCCGGTGCCGCCGCGCGACAGGGGACTTTCCTGA
- the pcaG gene encoding protocatechuate 3,4-dioxygenase subunit alpha, translating into MTAAPGQTVGPFFHLGLEYPGMNELVPPAHPRAVRLHGRVTDGAGEPVPDAMIEIWQADPQGHVVRQPGSLRRDGWTFTGWGRAATDPDGRYRFATVEPGRTTPERPAFFAVTVFARGLLDRLFTRAYLPDDPAALAADPLLAAVDPARRDTLIARRDEQGLIFDVRLQGAGETVFVTYPRLRDAWA; encoded by the coding sequence ATGACCGCGGCACCGGGCCAGACCGTCGGCCCCTTCTTCCACCTGGGTCTGGAATATCCGGGGATGAACGAGCTGGTGCCCCCGGCGCATCCCCGGGCGGTGCGGTTGCACGGCCGGGTGACCGACGGCGCCGGCGAACCGGTGCCGGACGCGATGATCGAGATCTGGCAGGCCGACCCGCAGGGGCACGTCGTGCGGCAGCCCGGGTCGTTGCGCCGTGACGGGTGGACGTTCACCGGCTGGGGCCGGGCCGCCACCGATCCGGACGGCCGTTACCGGTTCGCCACCGTGGAGCCGGGCCGGACCACCCCGGAACGCCCGGCGTTCTTCGCGGTGACGGTTTTCGCCCGCGGCCTGCTGGACCGGTTGTTCACCCGCGCCTACCTCCCCGACGATCCGGCCGCGCTGGCCGCCGACCCGCTGCTGGCCGCGGTCGACCCGGCCCGCCGCGACACGCTGATCGCCCGGCGCGACGAGCAGGGCCTGATCTTCGACGTCCGGCTGCAGGGCGCGGGGGAGACGGTCTTCGTGACCTATCCCCGCCTGCGGGACGCCTGGGCATGA